A window of Candidatus Nitrospira allomarina genomic DNA:
TTGGGATGGGGACGGCCGGAATGCCAATGCCGCCCTCACGGTGTTTCGGCATTTAGATAATGCGACGGTCGTCAAGGGCTTTGTCGGCGATGAACCCAAAACACTGGTGCTCCTTGACTATGCGTTGCTTGAGCGCATTCACTACCTGCTGGTCGCGGGATATGACATTTATGGCAATATTGGTCACCAGTTAAACTCCCGGCTTTATATGGATTTTTTGCGGATGGAAGGTGAGCTGGGTTTTCTCACCTTCCTCCCCGAACGCACGCGGGCAGACGAATGGAAATTCTGGTATCGAGACGCCAGTTCTGAAATTGAGAATTTTGGTGAGGTGTACAACCAACGCGTAAATCGCCAAACAGGCATTCACTTTACTACCGCCCACCCCAAATCCGAATTGGTCGAGATGTTACGCCAACACCTCAAGCCGGTGTTATCCCCCTCTTATGCCATCGAGGAAATCGATAATACGCACGTCCGTCAACAATTGAAAAAACTCTCCCGCATTCAAGGTGTCGCCGTTTCCTGGTTACCACAAAATATCATCGTCTCAATCAGTGGCAGCGGATCAACAGCACCCGGTGATTTGCGTCATCAGGTGGTGACCCTCATCCATAACAATGGCTTAAGCAATGTGTCTCATCTGTTCTTTGAACAAGAAAGACGGATTCCCGCAGAAGATACCTTAACCGTGGTGCCTGGATTTTTAGGTGCCTATCCCAACGCCCTTTACCATGTCGAGGCATCGCAATTACAAGATTTTGTCAGCGCCGTGGAAACCCTCAGCAGTGAGGAGGATTATCAAGCCCTGGTGGGTCATTTTGGTGTCAGCCGAAGCGATCCAGATTTCTGGAAACATAGTGATGCCTTGCGGATTGCCTATCAAAAGGAGTCTCCGATTGAAGCAGGATTGTTGGACTATAATCGTCTGGAAAACTGGTAAAACGGGGCGAGGCACAATAACCTAACTGCCGCCCCACAGACACAATGGGTTTTAAGGGACCTACGTGAACTTCTTGGTATTGGCTCCGGCCATCACTCCACACTCAGAAAAAGGCCAAGCTATATCACAGAACTGACAGACATCATCCGCATTCATCAATTTATTTTGAATAGGAATTAATTGAACCCCCAATCCCTGATGACTTTTGGTCCCCCCCGGAAAAATTCCTATACCCATTTTACTTCCCTATCCCGGCTTGATAAAGGGATGGTAAACCGGCTGTCAAAAATTTATGCCGGATTGAGCCACCAATTGAATCCCGTCACCGGCGAGCTTGGTGTTCACCAATCACTGGCACTTCCTTTAGGGATTACCACCTCATACTATTTAAAGTACCTGGAGAAGGAATAGACTCATATGGCGAATCATTCGACGCCCCCCCGAAATGAAGAATTTACGAAAAACGCAGTGGAGGCTGCGATTCGGATCGGCCTGGTCGTTCTCTGGGTTGGATGGTGTTTTCTCATCCTGCGCCCCTTTGTCATCCCCATTGTCTAGGGTCTCATCATTCCCGTAGCCATCTATCCGGTGTATGGGTCTCTACGAAATCTGTTACATGATTCTCCTCGTGTGTCAGCAATATTGGTAACGGCCGGTATGTTGGTGATTCTGGTTTGGCCGGCAGTCCTGCTAGGAGGACTTCTGGTTGAAAATGGGGAAATGGTGGTGAATCATTTGAGGGATGGGACACTCACAGTCCCCCCGCCCCCGCAGGGGCTTGAGACTTGGCCGTTAATTGGAAAACCGTTAGCCAATATCTGGAACCTGGCTTCCGTGAATATTGAGGGAGCTCTCGTCCAACTTGAACCCCAGATCAGAATGTTGGCAAGCTGGCTCCTGGCTATGGTCACAGGGACAGGTCTGGCAATCTTGCAATTTTTTGTGGCGGTATTGATCGCCGGAGTGCTCCTGGCCTACTCCAAGTCCGGCCATCAGCTCGCGCATAGTATTGGCAGACGCCTGGCTGGAGACCGGGGAGCGGAGCTTGCGACCCTTGCAGAGGCGACCGTGCGGAGCGTGGCGCGAGGCGTATTGGGGGTGGCCCTCATCCAGTCGCTATTTGCAGGGTTGGGATTCTTCATCGCGGGAATCCCTGCAGCAGGATTCTGGGCATTTTTGTGTCTTATCCTGGGCATCGTGCAAATCGGCGTCGGGCCCGTCATGATTCCCGTGGTCATTTACGTGTTTTCAACACAGGATACCCTGACATCTGTCCTATTTCTGATATGGTCAATTTTTGTCAGTCTGCTTGATAATATTCTCAAACCGATCTTTTTAGGACGCGGACTGGATGTCCCAATGGTGGTGATTTTCATGGGTGCCATCGGGGGATTGCTCTTGTCAGGTATTATTGGCTTATTTATTGGAGCGGTGGTTTTAACCTTGGGGTATAAATTGTTCCTGGCATGGCTGGAAGTAGACCAGCCTACCCACGAGGACCAGGCGCCCAAATCATAGAAAGGTAATCTTCCACACCCATATCGGAGTTTGATTAAATTAGTAAAAATGAGATGCTAGGATACGGAATGTATTCCATGTTTGAAGATCAAACAGGGCGACAAAGCTGTGTTTGTAGTTTTGCCGGCACTGTCCCCTGTTCTCTCATGCAGGCTGGGACATGTAGAGGATAACGTCGAGCAAATCTTGATCGCGCACGAGAGAGAATTGGCCATGAAACAAGAGAGAAAGACACATTGGGAAGACGTGTACCGAACCACAGCAATCGAGGAATTAGGCTGGTACCAGGCCCACCCCACCCTATCATTGAATCTGATTCAGGCCACGGGGGTTCAAAAAACCGGAAGCCTCATCGATGTGGGGGGAGGCGATTCGACACTGGTAGACCACCTTCTCGACCAAGATTTCAATCACATCACCGTACTCGATATTTCCGACGTTGCGTTGGAGCGGGCGAAAGCCAGATTAGGCGATCGTGCG
This region includes:
- a CDS encoding AI-2E family transporter, coding for MPVAIYPVYGSLRNLLHDSPRVSAILVTAGMLVILVWPAVLLGGLLVENGEMVVNHLRDGTLTVPPPPQGLETWPLIGKPLANIWNLASVNIEGALVQLEPQIRMLASWLLAMVTGTGLAILQFFVAVLIAGVLLAYSKSGHQLAHSIGRRLAGDRGAELATLAEATVRSVARGVLGVALIQSLFAGLGFFIAGIPAAGFWAFLCLILGIVQIGVGPVMIPVVIYVFSTQDTLTSVLFLIWSIFVSLLDNILKPIFLGRGLDVPMVVIFMGAIGGLLLSGIIGLFIGAVVLTLGYKLFLAWLEVDQPTHEDQAPKS